Proteins encoded by one window of Lathyrus oleraceus cultivar Zhongwan6 chromosome 1, CAAS_Psat_ZW6_1.0, whole genome shotgun sequence:
- the LOC127122011 gene encoding polypyrimidine tract-binding protein homolog 1 isoform X2: protein MSSSNQHQFRYTQTPSKVLHFRNLPWECSEEELADLCSPFGKIVNTKCNVGANRNQAFVEFVDLNQAISMVSYYAASSEPAQVRGKSVYIQYSNRHEIVNSKGPGDVPGNVLLVTFEGVEAGDVTIDIIHLVFSAFGFVHKIATFEKTAGFQALIQFTDAETASSARNALDGRSVPRYLLPENVGSCNLRISYSAHTDLNIKFQSNRSRDYTNPMLPVNQTAIDSALQRKELESNVLLATIENMQYAVTVEVLNTVFSAFGTVQKIAIFEKNGQTQALIQYPDVTIAAAAKEALEGHNIYDGGYCIQ from the exons ATGTCTTCTTCGAATCAGCACCAGTTCCGTTACACTCAAACTCCGTCCAAGGTTCTTCACTTCCGCAACCTTCCATGGGAGTGTTCGGAGGAAGAACTCGCTGATCTTTGTAGTCCATTTGGGAAAATTGTCAACACTAAGTGTAATGTTGGCGCTAATCGGAATCAAGCTTTTGTTGAATTT GTGGATCTAAATCAAGCAATTTCAATGGTTTCATATTATGCTGCATCTTCAGAGCCTGCTCAGGTTCGTGGCAAGAGTGTTTACATTCAGTATTCTAATAGACATGAAATTGTCAACAGCAAAGGCCCTGGAGATGTCCCTGGAAATGTCTTGCTGGTAACCTTTGAAGGTGTTGAAGCTGGAGACGTGACCATTGATATTATCCATTTG GTGTTTTCTGCATTTGGCTTTGTACACAAAATTGCCACATTTGAAAAGACTGCAGGTTTTCAG GCTCTGATTCAATTCACTGATGCGGAGACTGCTTCTTCGGCTAGGAATGCACTGGATGGAAGAAGCGTACCCAG ATACTTGCTCCCAGAGAATGTTGGTTCTTGCAACTTGCGTATCTCATACTCAGCACACACAGACCTCAATATCAAATTCCAATCCAATCGGAGCAG GGACTACACTAATCCTATGCTTCCTGTTAATCAGACTGCCATTGACAGCGCATTACAG AGGAAAGAACTAGAGAGTAATGTGCTTTTGGCAACAATTGAAAATATGCAGTATGCAGTCACCGTAGAAGTTCTTAACACG GTGTTTTCTGCATTTGGCACTGTTCAAAAAATTGCTATATTCGAAAAGAATGGGCAAACTCAAGCACTGATTCAATACCCTG ATGTTACGATAGCAGCAGCTGCCAAAGAAGCTTTAGAGGGACACAACATATATGATGGTGGCTATT GCATTCAGTGA
- the LOC127122011 gene encoding polypyrimidine tract-binding protein homolog 1 isoform X1 — protein MSSSNQHQFRYTQTPSKVLHFRNLPWECSEEELADLCSPFGKIVNTKCNVGANRNQAFVEFVDLNQAISMVSYYAASSEPAQVRGKSVYIQYSNRHEIVNSKGPGDVPGNVLLVTFEGVEAGDVTIDIIHLVFSAFGFVHKIATFEKTAGFQALIQFTDAETASSARNALDGRSVPRYLLPENVGSCNLRISYSAHTDLNIKFQSNRSRDYTNPMLPVNQTAIDSALQRKELESNVLLATIENMQYAVTVEVLNTVFSAFGTVQKIAIFEKNGQTQALIQYPDVTIAAAAKEALEGHNIYDGGYCKLHLTYSRHTDLNVKAFSEKSRDYTVLNPSLHPAWQNTQAAPMYPGLQGQMPSWDPNHQDVTQSYLSAPGTFPSGQAVPPIPGYSPAAAPPSGASPHSHMPPGSFSDASPPGIQPYYG, from the exons ATGTCTTCTTCGAATCAGCACCAGTTCCGTTACACTCAAACTCCGTCCAAGGTTCTTCACTTCCGCAACCTTCCATGGGAGTGTTCGGAGGAAGAACTCGCTGATCTTTGTAGTCCATTTGGGAAAATTGTCAACACTAAGTGTAATGTTGGCGCTAATCGGAATCAAGCTTTTGTTGAATTT GTGGATCTAAATCAAGCAATTTCAATGGTTTCATATTATGCTGCATCTTCAGAGCCTGCTCAGGTTCGTGGCAAGAGTGTTTACATTCAGTATTCTAATAGACATGAAATTGTCAACAGCAAAGGCCCTGGAGATGTCCCTGGAAATGTCTTGCTGGTAACCTTTGAAGGTGTTGAAGCTGGAGACGTGACCATTGATATTATCCATTTG GTGTTTTCTGCATTTGGCTTTGTACACAAAATTGCCACATTTGAAAAGACTGCAGGTTTTCAG GCTCTGATTCAATTCACTGATGCGGAGACTGCTTCTTCGGCTAGGAATGCACTGGATGGAAGAAGCGTACCCAG ATACTTGCTCCCAGAGAATGTTGGTTCTTGCAACTTGCGTATCTCATACTCAGCACACACAGACCTCAATATCAAATTCCAATCCAATCGGAGCAG GGACTACACTAATCCTATGCTTCCTGTTAATCAGACTGCCATTGACAGCGCATTACAG AGGAAAGAACTAGAGAGTAATGTGCTTTTGGCAACAATTGAAAATATGCAGTATGCAGTCACCGTAGAAGTTCTTAACACG GTGTTTTCTGCATTTGGCACTGTTCAAAAAATTGCTATATTCGAAAAGAATGGGCAAACTCAAGCACTGATTCAATACCCTG ATGTTACGATAGCAGCAGCTGCCAAAGAAGCTTTAGAGGGACACAACATATATGATGGTGGCTATTGTAAGCTTCATCTAACATACTCTCGTCATACTGATCTCAATGTTAAG GCATTCAGTGAGAAAAGCAGAGACTATACAGTGCTAAATCCTAGTCTCCATCCTGCATGGCAGAATACTCAGGCTGCTCCTATGTACCCTGGTTTACAGGGACAAATGCCATCATGGGATCCAAACCACCAAGACGTTACACAAAGTTATTTATCGGCACCCGGTACTTTTCCTTCTGGTCAAGCCGTTCCTCCGATTCCTGGCTATTCCCCAGCAGCTGCACCCCCCTCCGGTGCCTCACCTCATTCTCATATGCCTCCCGGTTCATTTTCCGATGCTTCTCCTCCTGGTATTCAACCTTATTATGGTTAG